Part of the Kordiimonas pumila genome is shown below.
GCCTTGTAGCGAAATAAAATGCTTTCTAAAATAGTATCAGGTTTAAACCAAATTCTCGATATTAGCGGAAAGCTTCTCGCTATTTTGCCGCTTCTGTTAATTTTGGTGCAATTTTCTGTAGTCTTAATGGTCTATGTTTTCTCTAATGGAAACATACAATTACAAGAAAGCCTGCAATATATTAATGCCATTATGTTTCTGGGCGGCGCGGGATACACAGCCCTTAAAGATGAACATGTAAGGGTTGATCTTTTTTACAGTAAATTTTCTGGTCGCCAAAAAGCCTGTGTAAATTTGATCGGCACACTTTTACTGTTGTGCCCCTTC
Proteins encoded:
- a CDS encoding TRAP transporter small permease subunit translates to MLSKIVSGLNQILDISGKLLAILPLLLILVQFSVVLMVYVFSNGNIQLQESLQYINAIMFLGGAGYTALKDEHVRVDLFYSKFSGRQKACVNLIGTLLLLCPFLILFWISSVPYVFQSWHILEGSVEASGLPFIYILKSTLLLFAGTMTLHALSAIISNARILYGNKQ